Genomic window (Daucus carota subsp. sativus chromosome 5, DH1 v3.0, whole genome shotgun sequence):
TGTTCAGCGATAATAAGTAACTAGCTAAGAATCATGTCTGGTCATTTCAGAAACTTTCATTCCAATTTGAAAGTTAATTACAACAAGTTATTTGAAAGTTGATCACTGTAATCTTCGATATAATATGTTACTTTCTCATCAAATATCAGGTAATAagtgattataatattaataataaccaAGATTTTAGTATGTAGAGAAAGACTTTAGGAATTGAATCATTTCTCAGAAACTAGAACTATGTGCTAAAGCAATTAATGTATATTGCAATTGTAACTCCAGAAACTAGAAACAAATCAGAATAACAAGCAAAGGGATACTACTATCTAACAAGCAATATAAGAAGAGAAATTTACGACAAGGCAAACAAAATGACAGCTCTTTTCCAGAAAAATTGTGAATAGAGCTAAGCAATGTCACTGATTAAGCGCTTGTGCTGATTGTAATGCTTTTCAATGAGGATCTTTGAAGCGCCTTTCAGAGTTTTGCGCCATGTCTACAGAAGAAAGAGGAAAGATTAGACTAATCAATTCATGCAACAGTCACTCCTTATCTCAAGTTACATCGTCTATTGAATTTTGAGACAAGTTAAGCACACAGTTCCCTTCTTACAAATAACTCTTCCAAGTTCCAACACATGTACAACGTAATCCAAGTGAAAATTGAGATATAACAATACTGCTATGCTTATACAGAAACTGGATTTGGTGATTCatgatttatataaaaaacaagGAAGTGACAGAACAAGGAATTTTGCAGGTCGGAAACATATAATATGATAGGTGATAATAAGAAGGTTGGAATGGTTCTTTCCAGTTTCACATATGAGGTGCTAAACCTTGCTAATCACCATGACAAATGTATTAGTCCGGACTTAAGCTTTCCACTAAGGACTGACTCGCTTAGACTTGCATCATTGTTGCATTGTATGAAAAATGGATTGACAGCACAGGAACTCTGTAGGTGGGTTACATAAGATGTACAGGTGATAAGAAGCtatggataatttttttatccgGTATCATATGTGCTAAACAATGCTAATCACTATGACAGATGCAATATCAACGAAAATCTGAAGGTCAAAGCAATCAATAGAATTGCTCAATAATCGCCTCTCATTCTTATATTCCTAAATTCTGAATCTAATTCATATATTGGAAATGCTGTTTACAGTAACTTGGGGAATATTAAACGTATCATAGTTCTGAGACAAAAGTCAAATTGCAAGAACCAGGGGGAAATGGGGAAACTAGCAACATAATCCCCTAAAACATCCTGTTTGATTTCTGAAATTCTCAAGTCAACTACTGCTGTTGCGTAACTGGATGTTTCAATTTCTGAAATTCTCAAGTGAACTACTGCTGATGTGAAAAAAAATGCTCCTATGATCTTTCTGATGATTTGTTAGTTGAAATTTTGGACAGGGAACTAGTTAAGCTAATGGAACATAGTACATTAGCATATAGTCCTTTGGCTTCTTCCAATATATATGAACACAAATGCTAACACATATAGACTATATAGTTGTAAACCTCACTCGAATTTGTAGCAATGTGGCATAGCGCGAAGAATCACAATATGATGGACTATGCATTGAATAATTGGGCAAATCTGGCATGGTTTTTAATTAGTAGATATCCATATAGAATGCAAGCATAGAAAGAAAATAAGCAGCAATAAGATATCTTGATTACTAAGTGGAGGCAGAGAAATACTAGTAGTAGATTTTAACTGACCTTTTCGATGCCTCCTAGAAGGGACTTGTTGTTGATATTCCTGGACCTGAGCTTGGCCTTTCCTATTCCAAGGCGGCGAATGAAAGTGGCAGCGCCTCTCTTATTGGCAGGAGGAAGCAGTAGTTTCCTATCAGCAACACTCACACCTGTGGGGCTTTCGCAATCTGGATTTGATCTATCAATACTTCTCTGGCGTTTCGAGGACAATTGTAACTTCTTATTCTTCTTGTTAGTGACAAGAGTAAGTGCAAGTTTATTACTAGTAGCGCCCACTTGAGCAAATTTACTGAGAAGCTCATCGGAAGACGCCTTTGTTATATGCTGGACTCTTGCAGCagaagtagtagtagtagtcGTCGTGGTGGCGGCAGCAGCAGTAATAGTCGTATCGGCAGCATCGACTTCCATTTTTTATCAagaaaaagaagacaagagaCTGAAGAAATGATAATGTTGTAAGAGTGGAGGAATAAATTTAAATGGGGGAATAAATTTGTAATGAACCGTTGGAGGGAAGGAGGAATAAATTTGTAAtgaatatgatattatttttatttaagctAAAGATTCAGATTATAGCCGTTGGGGATCATGGCCAGATCAGATGGGTCAATACAATACACCTGCTAGTTGTACAACAGCGCGTGCTCTCCAGTTCAACTAGGAGAAGAAAGAGCAAACAAAATAGTTCAACTAATTTAAATAACAGAAAAATTAGTTTTTACTGTATTGGATAGGATTGTGGGGTATATTCCAGGGTAgtcaaaccaaaattttgaatttcgagtaaaaaaaggtaaaaactcattaatttttaaatttagttccccaaaactttataaataaaacttCATTTCTGCTCACTCTGAATTGCAAGAATGTACATGTgtatagaaaaataaataaggaaatacataacatattttaagtatttgacAGATGATTTTTACTCTTCAATTTTTATCCCACCGAAGGCTAGAAATAAGAAGCTACACATCTGGATGAACAAAAGCTACTTGGATGCTTGTGAGAGTTCAAAAATGAAGTTTACAACAGTTTATAAAGTTTGACGAAGAACTATGGTCCTTAAAAATTTTACAGGAGTTTAGTTCGTCAAGTTTTTTATATGAACATTGATACTAAACATAGAAGTAACTTGCTACTGGTTTTGTCAATCTCTAACATCATTTTTGTGCAGATTCTCTTCTAATTCTCCTGATAGTTACCAGCACAGGTACTTGACCTGCTTCCTTCTCAGAGAGTTTCGAGTTTCGGGAATCAACAGATACGCTTCCTGGCAAAAACTGATAATAGGCAGCAGGCAAAATCCTGTCAAAGCTTACATGTCAATAGGATCATATAATTACCCAACCATTACTTAACACTTTATATTGGTGCTCCATTttctatataaacaaaataacataCCTTCCTATTTATAAACTGAACTCTGTCCCGAAGCTGAGAGCATGGCATTCAAGATTTCTCATGTTTAACTAACAGCaggcaggaaaaaaaaaagctcgTCAACATATAGCAAGTTGCAGATAAACTTTTTCTATCACACTCAAACCACTTTTACAAGTGGCGTGTTGAACGCCTAAATAACTTTACAAAGTAACAAAAAAGCACgtataatttaagaaaaacaGCTTTCTACAGACTGAATTACTTAATAAATGGATTCCAGAGATTCGCAGTCCCTGAGGACATTTCGAAAACTTAAAAAGTGATATAGTTTGATAAACTTACAGTGCTCGCACTAAAATCTGACACTAGCACTTAAAAGCCTGCTTTCTCATGTTTTTCATCTATTACTTCTGCACATTTTATTGTCTTA
Coding sequences:
- the LOC108222276 gene encoding uncharacterized protein LOC108222276, whose amino-acid sequence is MEVDAADTTITAAAATTTTTTTTSAARVQHITKASSDELLSKFAQVGATSNKLALTLVTNKKNKKLQLSSKRQRSIDRSNPDCESPTGVSVADRKLLLPPANKRGAATFIRRLGIGKAKLRSRNINNKSLLGGIEKTWRKTLKGASKILIEKHYNQHKRLISDIA